A stretch of DNA from Carya illinoinensis cultivar Pawnee chromosome 12, C.illinoinensisPawnee_v1, whole genome shotgun sequence:
CCGTGAGGGTTTGGGTTTGGGTTTGGGTCTTCTCTCTCGGATTGAGAGACAGCAAAAATGAGAGAGCAGAGATAGAGGGAGCAGAGGTAAAGGGAGGCtcgagagacagagagagtgagagagcttATTCTCTGTTTACGCAGTTTCAATTTCACTCATATTCTCCTTACGTGTCAAGCTGGCATTGGTCTCCGATATATAAGGTTTATAGGAAACACCGGTTTTAAGTTATTCTCTATCTTGTTCAGTTTCCCTGCCAGGAGAGGCACAAAAGTCAAATGAGCCTGGGATGATTATGTACAAGACATCCGTACGGAGCACCTAATGAAAACATAGAAAAGGCATTACCATTTGAATGGCATGCAGAAGACAAGAAAACGCGAAGAATAACGAATTTAATCATATataggaaaaaggaaaattacaCAATAAGCAACACATCCTGAAAGCCCCAAACTCCCAAACACCTTATAGAAGAGAACAATTATCCCACCCCATGAAAGcaaccaaatataataaacagaCACCCTATTTATGTACCAGCTTGCACTAGAAGATACACACTCCAGTCAGCCATGATGTCTCgtaaaataatacttttaaaagaaattaataaaggGATACTATCTTGTTGCTGAGCACGATCAAGTTTTGCTCGATGATTAGATTAAGCTGCAAGTACTATGATCACAATGAGAAGCACAATCCCAAATATCACCAAGAGCAAGCACGCCTGCATGGAAaagtatattttgtttaatatgaTTGCACGTTCAATTTTGAGAACAATTGGTTCACAGATGAAAATAGTTCATGAAATATTGTATgtggcttctttttttttcggtTAGTTTAGGGGGATCATTAAAATCATCATCTCCGGAGTCAGGCGGCCTCCAGCCTAAAGAAACAAGCACACTCTAGGCCTTTTAAATACAAGTGTTGGAACCCCTGAAGTATAACTAAACTCAATATTCATATGGCGCACATTTTAAGCTCGTTGATAAACCACGAGAACTACATAAACAACGGCAGCACAAGCCTAGCATTGTCATTCCTCAATGGATAACTATTTGGCCATCCTAATCTTAATTTTGGTACTTAGAATTGCTTTTGAAAAAGCCTATCATAAAACAAGGAAAATGGACAGCATTTAGATTGGGTCATCCCAGCAAAGGATGCATGCAGTGCTGGAAGTCAACACCCTTTGTCATTTTCCCAAAAGCATAAAGGACTGTCACAATTACCAGGGATGAATTTGATTTTTGGGTCTTCGATGCTTTCACAAGTTGAGATTTCCCTTGCAAAGTGGCAGCCTGAGCACTCTCGATATTGGAGCCAATATCatctacaaaataaatatgcTTGAAATGTGACAACATGAGCCAGACAGGCAAAATATTGGCCACTGTTGGTGCATAAGCCAGACAACTTACCAATCATAGCTCCTTGCTCATGAACCAACACGGCAAGATCTTTGAAGATCTCATTCACTTCACCAATTTGATTCTGGATTTCTTGTATACCTTGCTCCCTTTCCTCAATTACAGCCTCATTGAAGGCAATCTCATTGTCCAAAAGCAAGACCTCCTGTCTGCAGTAAATCATTTAGAAGTTATGGGCAGGCAGCTTGTTCCAAACTCAATTCCGGTGACCGGTTAAACCAATTCCTGAATCCAAAATCTCCACCAAAAGTAGATGAACAAAGAACATCCCCAATATATCATAAATGAAATCAAGATACAGAGCAGCAAGAAGCTAATGGCAGTGGGGCAGATGCGAATTGGTCTTCATGGTTGAGGTTTCAACAGCAATCTTTGGGCATTAGATATGTAGCACTTTTAGggaaaaggaaagaattttAGGCAGAAATATAGAGATCTGTCTTGAGTTTTCTAGAAATAATCATCGGGATGCAACCTAGTGGACAAAGAGAGGTCTTGAGATGAGCTGTAGACTCAGAGATCCTGGTTCAGTCTATAGGTTACCCGATACACAATTCTGGTGGGGGGAGTGGAGTCATGTATTATCCAGGTTCTACTCCCCAAGGGTGGATCTGAAGAGCCCTGTCTTGGTGAGGTTCTAGTCATCAAAAAAAGTTTTCTAGAATTACACTTCAGTCCACATTGAAGGATTCTATCAACAAAAAATGTATGTTTATGATCCCAACTTGTCATTttgtttaaacaaaaattaggaTCATTCTTATTGCTTCATTTGAAGggcgaaaagaaaagaaaaatatatagccgTGTGTGGAACATACAGGATTGAATTTGGAGtaataacttataaaattacCATGCATCTTAGAATAACAAAACTGAGCTATTTGAGGCcttttattgttctttataTAAGAATTCAGGCATTTCATATTAGTTGAACAATGTCATTAATAGTTTTTATCTCTTCATGACATTGGATCCAAATTGTCTACTACATATGACAACACATGGGAGGTCAAAGTATATTCCACAAATACGTGGGAGGTCCACGAGTTCTGTTAAGCCTACAGGAGGTTGAAGTATCTTTCCCAATAATGTCAAGTTCGGAAACATATTCTTTTATAAGATACAACGTCAAAATAATGTGATCTTGACCATACTTAAATATTCTAAAGCTAAAGGGAAATCATCTATCAATCTCACGTAGAGCTTCACCAAGACAAAAGGAttcaaaataaacaaaccaaaGAACTCTGCATTTGGGGCATCaaattaaacaagaaaatagaTTAGAAGGCTATATGTATACTTAATCACAAAAGGTGGAGAGAAAtcacaattaaaacattttgGCTTAAACTCCAAATACAACTATAAGTTCACCATTAAGTTCTGAAATCCAAAAGTAGAACAGAATACAGTATATAACATTTTGGTAATGTGACTGAGGATAGGATGATTTGGACTCCTCATGGGAATTCTAGGTTCTCAGTCCGTTCCTATTATAAGGCTCTTTCAGGATTTTCTAATGATCATTGTTTTCCTTGGAAGGCtatttggaagagtaaggtcCCTCCTAAGATTGCTTTCTTTATATGGACTGCTTCTCTTGGTAGAATCCTCACCAATGACAGTCTGAAGAAAAGTGGTCTCATCATTATGGATTGGTGTTTCTTGTGTAAGAAAAATGGGGAATCCATGCATCATCTTCTTTTACATTGGGATGTGGCTCAGttcttgtggaatgagattACTAACCGGACTGGTGTGGCATGGGTTATGCCTGGTGGAGTTGTGGAAATTTTGAAGTGCTGGACAGGTATTAGGGGAAATATTCACATTGCTGccgtgtggaagatgatccatCTTTGTATTATGTGATGTCTGTGGATGGAGAGAATAAGAGGTGCTTTGAAGACCGGAAGCATTCCTTGGATGAGCTGaagagatttttttataatacattATTTTATTGGGCTTCGGTATTTAGTTGTAATGAGGGCAGTTTTCATGATTTGCTTGTATCTCTTATTGGTGTTTAGTGGTAcgtgtatacttcctatgtacttgggctaagcCTTTTCCTCTAATAAAGTTTtacctttactttttttttttttttttttttttataagtaaatatacAAAAGAAACCCCAAAGAACATTCAAGAActaaaactttatttataaaaattttacttaaaaaaaaagaatacagtATATAACAAAAACATTCAAGAGCAAGGAAATTGAACCTTGaaacctgttttttttttttttttagctttatgGGACATGCAAGATGACCTGTTTAGCTGAACATTGAATGGTaacagaaataatttttttttaaacaattggAAAAGGACACAAATGGATGAAATTAACAAAATATCATCGATGAACAAAGCTCACCTTCTAGATTCCACAAGAAGAGCACGCTGTTCTGGACTCTTATCTGAACTTGCATCTATCTCACTGGCCGTGTAGCTGTAGGAAGCATGAATGACCAAAATTCTAAGACACATATCACATACcaggaaaatttaaaattataaagtaaatgGATTGCCAAACTCTGGGTGAGCTGCACAAGCTAGTACCACATAACAATAAATTgctgaaaacaaaaagattttGAGGAAGATTTCTATAGAAATGCCATTCAtaataaaattctcatttatttGGTATAATTGATTCATTTTCAAAAAGCTGATTTTTGGAAGCATGCATGAACAAACACACAGACTGAAAAGGAAGGAACAAACTGAAGGTACACACTAACAAAGCTGCAAGCTAAGTTGTTAAAGCTTCCAACAACAGATACCTGGAAGGAAGAACTGCTTGGGGAGAAAAAGCACTGTATGCTGTTTCCCGCTCAGCTGCCAGACGTTGAGCCTTCTGAAATTCTTTCAGCACTGCTTGGAAGTCTTTTGCAAGTTTAGCATCGGCAACTTTTTTGCTGGCCTGGAATTAGATGGGAGCATTCAAGATCgttaatctcaaaaaaaaaaacagacaaAAGAGAAGCATGAGTGCATTCTAAAATGAAATTGCTTCTGATTTTAGCACCATACAACTTACGAGTGTGCTTTTAATATCTATTCAACTTCCATACTCACGTAGGATTCTTATCCATAGCCTGCCCTAAAACTAACAGCCACCCAGATGTAAGCATATTCTCAACTAACCAGGTCTATGGAATTCCTAACAACCAATGAGATATTCAGTATAAAAGTATTGGCCTcacactccttttttttttttttgataagtaaacaaagtatattaattaaaagaataggcaaagaaGCCAtgttcagtacaaagaatgccCTAAATACATAGGAGCAATagatataagaaaatcatgaaaatcttgGCCATTAAATTTAACGGCAAcggcccaagtacaaagagttctaaaaaagaaaacttttagttcctccattgatctctctttgtcctcaaaCATCCGTTCATTGTGCTCCTGCCAcacacaccacatgatgcaaatcgggatcatcttccatacagctTTAATCTGTTGATTGCCTCTTAGATCTGTCCAACTAGCCAAGGCCGCCACTACTGTCTCACACGAAACCCAATCTAAGTCTAGTCTACTAAATACCTCATTTCATAACCCTCAAGCTACCTCACAATGTAGTAGAAGATGGTCGACAGATTCACCCCCTTTTTATACATGCAACACCAGTCTGCGATGATCACCctccttttcctcaaattatcagttgtgaggatcttacccaaGGAGGTAAACCATACACAACCATACAATCACAAGTAAACCAAAGGTAACTATAGTCACACTTGCATCTTAATTGCTTAAATGAAGGCAAATAAGGTTTCTTCATTATTTAGAATAAGCAGGCAGGAATGTGCTGGATAGAATGAGGAAGTAGAGGGGAAGGGGGGAtctgagttttttttataagtagaggTAGATATTATAAACTACTTACCTTAACTTCCACATGATGATCTATTTCACTTGCTTGTTTAAGTTTAGCTGAAGTATCCTTCACCAATTGCCCAATATGTAGCCTTGTCTTGTGCCTGTAAAATATGGATATGAGGACCACTAAGATGGAAATTCATCATTCCATGATTTTCTAGACAAAGACCAACCAACGATgatgaaaaattaaagaaaaacaactGTCACAAGGAAACTGTGGCCCCTACATATATGTGTGAGGTATTTGAGTAGGTATATATGCTTGTATATCATGGATAATCCAAAGATTACACAAGACATTTAGTCAGCACActtaatcaaatttttttttttaaagaaattgaagTCCTAACAGGACGactaaagaaaggaaaaaggacaGCAGATAGCAAGGATATCATACATATAACTTCCACACCAAACACAATCCAAATGAGACAGCCATTTTATCCTTacttccaaaaaataaattgaagtgATAAACCGAACATTAGAACCTGCAACGGAAAATAACTAGAGAGCACGCGTTTAagaaaacaagaggagaaaTACCATTAAGACTTGTCATCTTAATACCCAAGCATAAACTGTTCTTCTTGCATGCCGGCAAAATGGGTGGATTAGACAACTAAAAGCCTGTCTTTGTCTTAAAATGAGTATGCTGAGCCCTTTATTTTGAGCATAAGACAGCACATACCAAAgaaccattttattattttacaatttccaaaaacttataaaaaaacaactTCCAACTAATAGGAAGATAAAAGGAGGCTGAATAAGCTAACTATGCGTTCACAATAACAAAGTATCCAAGTCACGAAGAAGTAGCCCCAGCATACATTACCTCTAAATTCCCATACTACAATGTAATCCTCACTACAAAGCTAAcctaaagcaagaaagcaatacaTTTACTTCCCAGATGACCCTCATCACCAGCACCTACGAAAAAACACTAAACCAGTATTGCCTTCAAAAGCAGAGCTTTATACGAAGTATCAACAGTAAACGCAATATATTGCTTCAACCGCAAACGCAATATATTGCGCAATAGGTTGACTTCCCAAATTCTAATCTATGATTATGCATTCTGGGCCTTGAGATTAAAGATCTTTTTTATCTTGTTTTAGCCGTTGCTTCCGCTAGATCGATGGGATCATATCCTGTTACAACCCAATTATTCAAATCCCAAATCAAGAATTCTCCCTCCAACATACTATTGAAGACCAAACTCGAACTCAAAAATTCCATTCAACCAGACCACGCAACCATATGATTCAACCTACACATGCGAATAATACGCTATATATGTATGAAGTAGATGCAAAAATAATCCTTGGATTTTTCCGAGCAAAATTCAGACACGGAAACCGAGAAAATGGAACTCACAGCTTCTCTCGCAGCTCGGGCGTGTCCTTTGGGGTGCCGAGCGTGTTGACGAGCCTCTGAAAGGTGGACACTGCGGTGTTGATCTGGAAGATCCCGGAGGCGACGGCTTGAGTGGAGTCCTGCTTGCCATTGATGCGATCTCGCCTCAAAGCCGAGGGGCGGCCAGCCTCGAGATCCCGGAAGCTCATTATCCCCGTATTATCGAAAACCTAAGCCTAACTTTCTCGAGAAAAATAGAGACAAAAGTAAATTTTCCCTGAGAAAAAGGGCAGGAAGGTTAGTGTTTGGTTACAGTATCCGGAAAACCCTGCCTTGGTAAGGGGAGCGTCAGGTTTAAGGGAGCAGATAACAATGCGGAGAACGTGGAGACAAAAGGAATCGACGGTAATAAAGAGGCATCTAACATATCATTCGGGAGTAGGTGTTGCATTCCCTCGTGTTGGACTTCAAAGTTCTAGaatacgatatatatatatatatatataatattttcataatatttattaacaacatttttttagtaggatttattgtgtattttcataatattcattgataatattttaaaaagaattatttattttccaatgGTTTCTTCAATCAAATGATTACATGACAACCACTTACGATATGCTCTGTATCAAGAGTGACTTGAAAGGACAGCGCCTAagatgaataagaatatttatcgccttttttcttaataattttataataataaataatgctaaataaatttttagaatatttgatTTAAACAAGTAAAGTCTATCattattaaactaattttttcatataggtctttatctttctttaaaaacaaaaaatatactaaaattgCATATCTTAAATAtacaaattatcatttttttatagaaaaaatctacaTGGAGGTCAGTTTGCATACCCACACCCACCTACTTGGCAAATCCAACCTCGAGCCATGTCACGATTCAATGTAAGAACTCTCCCTCCCTCATCTCTTCTCGAATCTCTCTCAATTTCAGAATGCCTTCAAGTTATTCTCCCTCcgcctcttctctctctcaatttcatTGCTTCCCTGTGCTCTCTCTAAGTTCATAAACCAACTTTTCCATTTGACCGATTATATATGGGGCAACCCGAAAGAATCTCACTTTAGGCTTTAAAGacttttgacttttattttatgAAGATAAAGAGAAAGCACGCGACGGTGATGAAATCTACCAAGACTTTCCCTTGTGACTGGTGTTATGGtccaaaaggaaaaatctactCGAAAGCCAATTTCCCCACAACAACATAAACCCCAACTTCCACCTTCTTGGTATTCCAATAGAAACAAAAAACACaaccaagaaaaacataaaaagatcTCAAAATTAAGAAAGCAcaatgaatatatatagaatagGTAAGATACAAATTCGTTAGAAATTAAGAGACACATGCCAGGCAAAGAAATCAAATAGTgtgaaagaaataatagaaaagtCTAGATTGTCATGCCATTTtgaatatatctattttttaattttcttaggtTCGGTTTGACCACCGATAAttttgatatgagaattttaaattttaaaatgatctttattattgtattagaatttgaaaatgttaaattaaaatttaaaaaatttgaattgtttattatattttgtatgaaaatttaaaaaaattataatgataaaataaaaattttgaatttgagatgataattttgatttACTAAACAAACCGAACCTTAATAAGTCATGATACTACAATGTGGTCTTGCGTCGAGCAGATACAATATAGTAGCATTTTCCTTACAAATGTTATGATAAGTTGGAATTAGAGCCGAGATataaagaataattaaaatacacgaCAAATTGCCCATTAATCATGCAGTTGAGGAGTTTTCGAATATGGACCAAAAGCAGGTCAAATAGTTAGATGATATTAAGATATTATACAAAAAGAAATGATGCGTATAagctttaaataaataaatcttgcacaaatttttgttaaaaaaaaagtgattgcaccttaaaaaagtgttaaaaaaactaatttttattaGTGGGATCCACTTTTTTACGAATAGTTTGTATAGaacttatatatagcattactgcAATATAAAACACTGTAGTTTATAGGATTTATCTTTTTTAGTAATGCTactcataattttaattttcattattttaagatatagtattagatgattggagattatttattacattttatttataaacctaTCATTTACTATTACATCATAAAATGATGAGAAGATAgataatgaatagattttttcatgtCTTTCTACATGTAGATGCTGTATTTTCACGTTTGTAGGCTTTATTGTTCTTGGTATGGTTTTTCTTCAGTAGCtcggtttttattttatttttgcaaaacattttattgttttattatttttaaaaggcatttctccaccaaaataaaagggtttttattaataaacttagtattcttaaaaaatttataataatatggtGTAACTCGTAACTTCTTTTATATGttagaaaattaagctcaaaatattaaaaaaaaaaaactctggtAAAGAGTAACaaagaaattcattttaaaaaattaaagaaatatttaaaatcaatggAGCTAAGAACTAACTGTTGTGATAtttaaagagaagaaaaattatattaggAGTAAGACTTGATTtgttagaaaaagttaaaattaaattgttttacGAATCAAGTGttatcttataaaataaaataaaagatgtgTTTTATATACcgattttaagtaaaaaaaattaaagagaaatattagaCTTGTTTCCACTAACTTGAATTCGAAATGTGGCCCACTTGATAGCATTGGCAATAGCCTATACATTTTCATATTCATCTTTATATTTAGATAATATTTATCTAAATTGGTTTGCATTAGATTatacatctttaaaattttacatagttataaatagtatttatttaagtttgaaGAAGTATCATTCActttccaaatattattttacttttttttctctcttatcattaaaatcaactttgtgaaatttatattaagatgattttaatatatgaaatttgtattaagttgataatattcgtttgttttcagatatgagatgagataagttgaaattgaagttgaaagttgaataaagtattattataatatattgttttaatattatttttgtattgagatttaaaaaggttgaattgtttattttattttataagaaaatttgaaaaagttgtaatgattaagataagatgagatgagatgagagttttatGAAAGAGAACGaggatatattaatatttattgataaaattgatcattttgatatatgaaattgataatatttagatatatgaaaTTGGTATTTTTTATCACATTgtgctaattgtaaaatatataaaagtaataattttaagaacaaaataaaaaaatattttattattatttgtttccaagatacataatccaatgtgaaaatttttctttcaaataatgttacatacaatcagttttgcatactctttttttttttttttttttagtaaagagccagtagccacccacatagcagccatgtcccaagtttattaataaaccctcacttatggcgaaggaataccgtggtaacaaAAAGACACTTGGGGGCATACAATAAAACCCTATAAACTAGCCCAAACCAAGTGCTAAAAAAACACCAAACAAAAGCAACAAGCCAAAACACAagacaacaaaaacaaaactgaCCTGCAAAAAAAACCAACACTACCACAACCAAAAACCACCAGAAAAACAACCTATACTCGAATAGTCGGAAGTCCAATTTTATCTACTTTCAAAATCCCTTTAAGCAAGTGAGGCACGTCGTTGTATGAACTCCACGTACCATTCTTTTGATTAGATGCCAAATGGGCCAAGAAATCTGCTCCTGCATTGCCTTCTCTATATACATGTTGGATCTTAACCTCCAAGGTTTCAACCGTAACTTGTATCTTTTCCCAATAATCTTCAAGATACCATATACTCCCAGCGCACTATACAGTCTATACTGATATGGTTGgttggatcaattttttttaataaacaaccaatcacatcaacgAATTGAATAAAAGAGTATATAAAAGtaactgcatataaaattttcgttttctttatatggaaaattaattttaagaaaatgtgattttgaagatatatatatatatatatatagaaaccaATGCTAGTGCTCTGACTTTGGTGGTATGGCcacatttttaaaaagaattatgtggaattgagttttataattttcattaatattttaattggagtgtttttaaaaaaaaaaaaaaggta
This window harbors:
- the LOC122289195 gene encoding syntaxin-22-like, with amino-acid sequence MSFRDLEAGRPSALRRDRINGKQDSTQAVASGIFQINTAVSTFQRLVNTLGTPKDTPELREKLHKTRLHIGQLVKDTSAKLKQASEIDHHVEVKASKKVADAKLAKDFQAVLKEFQKAQRLAAERETAYSAFSPQAVLPSSYTASEIDASSDKSPEQRALLVESRRQEVLLLDNEIAFNEAVIEEREQGIQEIQNQIGEVNEIFKDLAVLVHEQGAMIDDIGSNIESAQAATLQGKSQLVKASKTQKSNSSLACLLLVIFGIVLLIVIIVLAA